The Megasphaera stantonii genome includes a window with the following:
- a CDS encoding sugar O-acetyltransferase: protein MTEEEKIFAGYIFNNRSPELVAMKHKAHSACLRFNQMDEYDLQRLPIVREFIGAIGKVYYFQGPIQFNYGCHTFIGENFFANFNLTVMDDARIYIGDNVCFGPNVSLMATNHPLLPQERLGLDNEGRMTMAEYAEDIHIGHNVWLACNVTVLGGVRIGDNVVIGAGSVVTKDIPDGYLAYGNPCRPVRRITEQDSQVRRMLPEDREYFKHNFKL, encoded by the coding sequence GTGACAGAAGAAGAAAAAATTTTCGCCGGATATATCTTCAACAACCGCTCGCCGGAACTGGTGGCGATGAAGCACAAGGCCCACAGCGCCTGCCTGCGCTTCAACCAGATGGATGAATACGACCTGCAGCGCCTGCCTATCGTCAGGGAGTTTATCGGAGCCATTGGAAAGGTGTATTACTTCCAGGGACCCATTCAATTTAACTACGGCTGCCATACCTTCATCGGCGAAAATTTCTTCGCCAACTTCAACCTCACCGTCATGGACGACGCCCGCATTTATATCGGCGACAACGTCTGCTTCGGCCCCAACGTATCGCTTATGGCAACGAATCATCCCCTTCTGCCGCAGGAACGGCTCGGCCTCGACAATGAAGGGCGCATGACCATGGCCGAGTACGCCGAAGACATCCATATCGGCCATAACGTCTGGCTGGCCTGCAACGTCACCGTCCTGGGCGGCGTGCGCATCGGCGACAACGTCGTCATCGGCGCCGGCAGCGTCGTCACCAAGGACATCCCCGACGGCTATCTGGCCTACGGCAATCCCTGCCGCCCCGTGCGCAGGATCACGGAACAGGACAGCCAAGTACGCCGCATGCTGCCGGAAGACCGGGAATATTTCAAACATAATTTTAAACTGTAA
- the rsmH gene encoding 16S rRNA (cytosine(1402)-N(4))-methyltransferase RsmH — translation MAFHHVSVLREETIDNLIGNPSGVYVDCTLGGGGHSHALAERLNDDGLLIGLDQDADAIAAATKRLEDTTCRHILVQRNFCQLSDVLDELGIDAVDGVMFDLGVSSYQLDTPERGFSYMQDGPLDMRMDRSRGKSAYDVVNSYSEGELYRIIKEYGEERWAKRIASFIVAARKEKAIERTGELVSIIKKAIPAGARKDGPHPAKRTFQAIRIEVNDELGILRNALESAANRLKPGGHICVITFHSLEDRITKQTLKLLATDCICPPDIPVCTCHHKAILKAKRQAISPSPEELEQNPRARSAKLRVGIRK, via the coding sequence ATGGCGTTTCATCATGTTAGCGTTCTCCGCGAGGAAACGATTGACAATCTTATAGGAAATCCCAGCGGGGTTTACGTAGACTGTACTCTCGGCGGCGGCGGCCATTCCCATGCGCTGGCGGAGCGGCTGAACGACGACGGCCTGCTCATCGGGCTCGATCAGGACGCCGATGCTATCGCCGCGGCGACGAAGCGGCTGGAAGATACGACTTGCCGTCATATTCTGGTGCAGCGCAATTTCTGCCAGCTGTCCGACGTCCTCGACGAGCTGGGAATCGACGCCGTCGACGGAGTCATGTTTGATTTAGGCGTATCCAGTTATCAGCTCGACACGCCGGAACGGGGCTTTTCTTACATGCAGGACGGCCCGCTGGATATGCGCATGGACCGCAGCCGCGGCAAAAGCGCCTACGACGTAGTCAATTCGTACAGCGAAGGCGAGTTGTACCGCATTATCAAGGAGTACGGCGAAGAACGCTGGGCCAAGCGCATTGCCTCCTTTATCGTCGCCGCCCGCAAAGAAAAGGCCATTGAACGGACTGGCGAGCTCGTCTCGATTATCAAAAAGGCTATTCCAGCCGGCGCCAGAAAGGACGGCCCCCATCCGGCCAAGCGGACCTTTCAGGCCATCCGCATCGAAGTCAACGACGAACTCGGCATTCTGCGCAATGCGCTGGAAAGCGCGGCCAACCGGCTTAAGCCTGGGGGACATATATGCGTCATCACCTTTCATTCGCTAGAAGACCGCATTACAAAGCAAACGCTGAAATTATTGGCTACGGACTGCATCTGCCCGCCCGATATTCCCGTGTGCACATGCCATCATAAGGCCATACTGAAAGCGAAGCGGCAGGCTATTTCTCCGTCTCCGGAAGAACTGGAGCAGAATCCGCGTGCCCGGAGCGCCAAGTTGCGTGTCGGAATTCGAAAATAA
- a CDS encoding HAD hydrolase-like protein, whose translation MYTSVLFDLDGTLTDSKEGIIKSVEYALIQMGETTEGRLDQHIIVGPPLVTTFRDTFGFSEEKARETYAHFQQRYSTIGKFENRAFDGVVPMLHHLQERGVRSFVATSKPEVHAKAICEKFGIAPYVERIAGPAVGGTDTKADIIRRILQYIGPDEAKRAVMVGDRQYDVCGARETGLPVIVVGYGYGNEEERRKFPPDFFVSSVAELETLILQ comes from the coding sequence ATGTATACATCCGTTTTATTTGATTTAGACGGCACGCTGACCGATTCGAAGGAAGGAATCATCAAGTCTGTTGAATATGCCCTCATACAGATGGGCGAAACGACGGAAGGCCGGCTGGATCAGCATATTATCGTCGGGCCGCCGCTGGTTACGACGTTTCGCGATACCTTTGGATTTTCCGAGGAAAAGGCGCGGGAAACGTACGCTCATTTCCAGCAGCGCTACAGCACGATAGGCAAGTTTGAAAACCGGGCCTTCGACGGCGTCGTTCCCATGTTGCATCACCTGCAGGAACGGGGCGTCCGCTCCTTCGTCGCCACGTCCAAGCCGGAAGTTCACGCTAAGGCTATCTGCGAAAAATTCGGCATCGCGCCGTACGTCGAAAGGATTGCCGGACCGGCCGTAGGCGGTACGGACACGAAGGCCGACATTATACGCCGCATTTTGCAGTACATCGGTCCGGATGAAGCGAAACGGGCCGTTATGGTCGGCGACAGGCAGTACGACGTCTGCGGGGCCCGCGAAACGGGCCTGCCGGTCATCGTTGTCGGCTACGGCTACGGCAACGAAGAGGAACGGCGGAAGTTTCCGCCGGATTTCTTCGTTTCTTCCGTGGCGGAGTTAGAAACCCTTATTTTACAATAA
- the mraZ gene encoding division/cell wall cluster transcriptional repressor MraZ has protein sequence MFMGEYSHTIDAKGRVILPAKFRDELGSSFVVTRGLEGCLSVYTMEAWINLANGMKKLKASKENVRAFKRFLFGSAAEVEFDRQGRILIPGTLREYAQLKKDVTILGTGDKIEIWAQEAYEEYAAKIVPDMEEIAESLDESLDIEF, from the coding sequence ATGTTCATGGGAGAATATTCGCATACGATCGATGCGAAGGGCCGCGTGATCCTGCCTGCGAAATTCCGCGACGAATTGGGATCTTCCTTCGTAGTCACCCGTGGACTGGAAGGTTGTCTCTCCGTGTATACGATGGAAGCGTGGATCAATTTGGCCAACGGCATGAAAAAGCTGAAGGCTTCGAAGGAAAATGTCCGGGCTTTCAAGCGCTTTTTGTTCGGCAGTGCCGCTGAAGTTGAATTTGACCGGCAGGGACGCATTCTGATTCCGGGGACGCTGCGCGAGTACGCCCAGTTGAAAAAGGACGTGACCATACTGGGGACGGGCGATAAAATAGAAATCTGGGCCCAGGAGGCGTACGAAGAATATGCGGCCAAGATCGTGCCGGATATGGAAGAGATCGCCGAAAGTCTGGACGAATCTCTGGATATTGAGTTTTAG
- a CDS encoding insulinase family protein → MKLETGSTLHGFRVTRSVFVKELESQAYEMEHLQSGARVLYIQNEDDNKVFSISFRTTPSDSTGVPHICEHSVLCGSRKFPLKEPFVELVKGSLNTFLNAMTFPDKTMYPVASRNAVDFKNLMDVYLDAVFFPNMLTDEQVLMQEGWHYELESPDAPLTYCGVVYNEMKGVFSSPDSQLERRVMENLFPDTTYGVESGGDPDDIPNLTQEAFAAFHAKYYHPSNSYIFLYGDMDIDATLAFIDGEYLSKFTKEPIDSAIGRQAPVPSVVKTYPYGIAKEEKMEHKTLHSLTYVVDDALDPTLGLAFKVLTYVLLLSPAAPLKKALVDAGVGKDISGDFQDGLLQPLWGISVNGSDPDKQDKILPIVRRVLGDMVKEGIDKTLLEGALNRIEFTLREADFAGRPKGLIYGIRCMDSWLYDGDPLAPLAYEGALKVLRDGIETGYYERILQKYVLDNTYYALISLVPEQGLTERHDAELAEKLAAYKATLTEDDIAGIMAATEALKKRQATPDSPEALLSIPTLSRDDLEHKAERIVMHEETMGSVHICHVPDVTNGITYVNAYFDLHGITAEELPYVYLLSDILGDLDTKAHGYGELASLIDLHTGGIDSTVSAFSDRENNKNYVPVFKFKAKVLSQHIDKLVGLLKEISLDTVFTNEERLIELIEETKAGWDMDAFRRGHILVMHRVLSYTSPVEAFCNAGEFSYYQFISQIAANIGETCGEVAAKLQAVMKKIFVRAGLTIEITGSDDEKKAAAAALPQWLDAMPKGERRTELCDFVMEQKNEGIMTSGTVQYVAKGGNFRDHGYTYAGSLMVLDTILQYGYLWTKIRVQGGAYGAFTRFYDNGDMVFCSYRDPNLGSTVQAYDELADYLETFDVSEREMTKYVIGTLSRIDVPLTPSLRGDKAMNRYFTGTTPDVAQKRRDQLLATTAADIRALAPLIRSVMEDGNLCVMGGEGKIREEASLFGNLVSLPD, encoded by the coding sequence ATGAAATTAGAAACAGGGAGTACGCTCCATGGATTTCGCGTAACCCGCTCGGTCTTCGTCAAGGAGCTGGAAAGCCAGGCCTACGAAATGGAGCACCTGCAGTCGGGAGCGCGCGTATTATATATTCAAAATGAAGACGATAACAAGGTATTTTCCATTTCCTTCCGCACGACGCCGTCGGACAGTACCGGCGTGCCTCATATCTGCGAGCACTCCGTCTTGTGCGGCTCGCGGAAATTTCCGCTGAAGGAACCCTTTGTCGAATTGGTCAAGGGCTCGCTGAATACGTTCCTGAACGCCATGACCTTTCCCGACAAGACGATGTACCCCGTAGCCAGCCGGAATGCCGTCGATTTCAAAAATCTGATGGATGTGTATCTGGACGCCGTCTTTTTCCCGAATATGCTGACGGACGAACAGGTTCTCATGCAGGAAGGCTGGCATTACGAGCTGGAATCGCCCGATGCGCCTTTGACGTACTGCGGCGTCGTATATAATGAAATGAAAGGCGTGTTCTCGTCTCCCGACTCGCAGCTCGAACGGCGGGTCATGGAGAACTTGTTCCCGGACACGACGTACGGCGTCGAATCGGGCGGCGACCCCGACGATATTCCCAACTTGACGCAGGAAGCCTTCGCAGCCTTCCATGCCAAATATTACCATCCGTCGAACAGCTATATCTTCCTGTACGGCGACATGGATATCGACGCGACGCTGGCCTTCATAGACGGCGAATACCTGAGCAAGTTTACGAAGGAGCCGATCGATTCGGCTATCGGCCGTCAGGCGCCGGTGCCGTCTGTCGTCAAGACCTATCCGTACGGCATTGCCAAGGAAGAAAAAATGGAGCACAAGACGCTGCATAGCCTGACTTACGTCGTCGACGACGCCCTGGACCCGACGCTGGGCCTGGCCTTCAAGGTCCTGACGTACGTCCTGCTGCTGTCGCCGGCTGCGCCTCTGAAAAAAGCCCTCGTCGACGCCGGCGTGGGCAAGGATATTTCCGGCGACTTCCAGGACGGGCTGCTTCAGCCCTTGTGGGGGATTTCCGTCAACGGCTCTGACCCGGACAAGCAGGATAAGATACTGCCTATCGTCCGCCGCGTACTGGGCGATATGGTGAAGGAAGGCATCGACAAGACGCTTCTGGAGGGGGCTCTGAACCGCATCGAATTTACGCTCCGCGAAGCCGATTTTGCCGGCCGTCCCAAGGGACTGATTTACGGTATCCGCTGCATGGATTCGTGGCTCTACGACGGCGATCCGTTAGCGCCGCTGGCCTATGAAGGAGCGCTGAAGGTACTGCGCGACGGCATAGAAACGGGCTATTATGAACGTATTTTGCAGAAATACGTCCTGGATAATACGTATTACGCCCTTATTTCCCTCGTGCCGGAACAGGGCCTGACGGAGCGGCACGACGCCGAGCTGGCTGAAAAGCTGGCGGCCTATAAGGCGACGCTGACAGAGGACGACATTGCCGGCATCATGGCGGCGACGGAAGCCTTAAAGAAGCGGCAGGCGACGCCTGATTCTCCGGAAGCGCTGCTGTCTATTCCGACTCTTTCGCGGGACGACTTGGAGCATAAGGCGGAGCGGATCGTCATGCACGAAGAAACGATGGGCTCCGTCCATATCTGCCACGTTCCCGACGTGACGAACGGCATTACTTATGTCAACGCCTATTTTGACCTTCACGGCATTACGGCAGAAGAGCTACCTTATGTCTACTTGCTGAGCGATATCTTGGGCGACTTGGATACGAAGGCCCACGGCTACGGCGAATTGGCGTCTTTGATCGACCTGCATACAGGCGGTATCGACAGCACTGTTTCGGCCTTTTCAGACCGGGAAAACAACAAGAATTACGTTCCCGTATTCAAGTTTAAGGCGAAAGTCCTGAGCCAGCATATCGACAAACTCGTCGGCCTGCTGAAGGAAATTTCCCTCGATACGGTCTTTACGAATGAGGAACGGCTGATCGAGCTGATTGAAGAAACGAAGGCCGGCTGGGATATGGACGCCTTCCGCCGCGGCCATATCCTCGTCATGCACCGCGTTTTGTCTTATACGTCGCCAGTTGAAGCGTTCTGCAACGCTGGAGAATTTTCCTATTACCAGTTTATCAGCCAGATAGCGGCGAATATCGGCGAAACCTGCGGCGAAGTAGCCGCCAAGCTGCAGGCTGTCATGAAGAAAATCTTCGTCCGCGCCGGCCTGACGATCGAAATTACCGGCAGCGACGACGAAAAGAAAGCCGCCGCAGCCGCATTGCCTCAATGGCTTGATGCCATGCCCAAGGGGGAACGCCGGACGGAACTGTGCGATTTCGTCATGGAACAAAAGAACGAAGGCATCATGACCAGCGGCACGGTGCAGTACGTCGCCAAGGGCGGCAACTTCCGCGACCACGGGTACACCTACGCCGGCTCGCTCATGGTGCTGGACACGATTCTGCAGTACGGGTATTTGTGGACGAAGATACGGGTGCAGGGCGGCGCGTACGGCGCCTTTACCCGATTCTACGACAACGGCGACATGGTATTCTGCTCCTATCGGGACCCGAATTTGGGCAGCACAGTTCAGGCTTACGACGAGCTGGCCGATTATTTGGAAACCTTCGACGTGTCTGAACGGGAAATGACGAAATACGTCATCGGCACGCTGAGCCGCATCGACGTGCCCCTTACGCCGTCCCTGCGCGGCGATAAAGCCATGAACCGTTACTTTACGGGGACGACGCCGGACGTTGCGCAGAAACGCCGGGATCAGCTGCTGGCGACGACGGCCGCCGATATCCGGGCTCTGGCTCCCTTGATCCGCTCGGTCATGGAAGACGGCAATCTCTGCGTCATGGGCGGCGAAGGGAAAATCCGTGAAGAAGCGAGCTTGTTCGGCAATCTCGTGTCGCTGCCCGATTAG
- a CDS encoding UDP-N-acetylmuramoyl-L-alanyl-D-glutamate--2,6-diaminopimelate ligase, with translation MKTVSELCKQIKGIYNVEGNVETPITGIAADSREIEPGNLFVCISGVHVDGASFAVQAVEKGAVAVLTTKHLELPKGTVQIRVPDIHHALEDMVPYFYDYPGRKMRMIGVTGTNGKTTTTHIIAHILRAAGHHVGVLGTIHALIDDEELPIHNTTPDVVELQRFLALMYEKGMTHVVMEVSSHALALHRVAGIEFDTAVFTNLTQDHLDFHKTMEDYVAAKAKLFKGLSFREHVKDNKTAVVNIDDPWSKDILKACQCKVLTYGVEKEADLRGSNLNVELKKSSFDVTGPFGSVHLNMNITGLFNVYNTLAAIGAAHAEGVDTEIIDSAIQTFHSVAGRFELVEAGQDFAIVVDYSHTPDSLEKALTTARAMHPNRILAVFGCGGDRDRTKRPIMGKIAAEHADIPIVTSDNPRSEDPDAIVAEVEAGVKQGLKPGQHHEVIVDRRSAIQRAVELAQTGDIIVIAGKGHETYQILKDCTIHFDDREEARKAVLALKGR, from the coding sequence ATGAAAACAGTAAGCGAACTTTGCAAGCAAATTAAGGGCATATACAACGTAGAAGGCAACGTAGAAACGCCGATTACGGGCATCGCCGCCGATTCTCGGGAAATCGAGCCGGGAAATTTATTCGTATGCATTTCCGGCGTTCACGTCGACGGCGCTTCCTTTGCCGTCCAGGCTGTGGAAAAAGGCGCCGTTGCCGTCTTGACGACGAAGCATTTGGAATTGCCTAAGGGTACCGTGCAGATCCGGGTGCCGGATATTCATCATGCGCTGGAAGACATGGTTCCCTATTTCTATGATTATCCCGGCCGCAAGATGCGCATGATCGGCGTAACCGGCACGAACGGCAAGACGACGACGACCCATATCATCGCCCATATTCTGCGGGCTGCCGGCCATCATGTCGGCGTTCTCGGCACGATTCACGCCCTCATCGACGACGAAGAGCTGCCCATTCACAACACGACGCCTGACGTCGTCGAGCTGCAGCGCTTCCTAGCGCTCATGTACGAAAAGGGCATGACCCACGTCGTCATGGAAGTATCGAGCCATGCCCTGGCCCTGCACCGCGTAGCCGGCATTGAATTCGATACGGCCGTATTCACGAATTTGACGCAGGATCACCTCGATTTTCACAAGACGATGGAAGACTACGTAGCCGCTAAGGCCAAGTTATTCAAGGGCTTGTCTTTCCGCGAACATGTCAAGGACAATAAGACGGCTGTCGTCAACATCGACGACCCGTGGTCCAAGGATATCCTCAAGGCCTGCCAGTGCAAGGTCCTGACCTATGGCGTAGAAAAAGAAGCCGACTTGAGAGGGTCGAATCTGAACGTTGAACTGAAGAAATCGTCCTTCGACGTGACCGGGCCCTTCGGCAGCGTCCATCTGAATATGAATATTACCGGCTTGTTCAACGTATATAATACGCTGGCGGCTATCGGCGCGGCCCATGCCGAAGGCGTCGATACGGAAATCATCGACAGTGCTATACAGACCTTCCACTCCGTAGCAGGCCGCTTCGAGCTCGTCGAAGCCGGTCAGGATTTTGCCATCGTCGTCGATTATTCCCACACGCCGGACAGCCTGGAAAAGGCCTTGACGACAGCTCGTGCCATGCATCCGAACCGTATTTTAGCCGTCTTCGGCTGCGGCGGCGACCGCGACCGGACGAAGCGCCCCATCATGGGCAAGATTGCGGCAGAACACGCCGACATTCCCATCGTCACGTCGGACAATCCCCGTTCGGAAGACCCCGACGCCATTGTCGCTGAAGTGGAAGCCGGCGTAAAGCAGGGCCTCAAGCCGGGCCAGCATCACGAAGTCATCGTCGACCGCCGGTCGGCTATCCAGAGAGCCGTCGAACTGGCGCAGACCGGCGACATCATCGTTATTGCCGGCAAGGGTCATGAAACGTATCAGATTTTAAAAGACTGCACGATTCACTTCGACGATCGCGAAGAAGCGCGCAAGGCCGTGCTGGCGTTAAAGGGGCGATAA
- the gluQRS gene encoding tRNA glutamyl-Q(34) synthetase GluQRS, producing the protein MRGRFAPSPTGYMHLGNAWTAFLCWLQVRQAGGTLVLRMEDVDEQRSKKEFADALMRDLQWLGLTWDEGPDRGGSSGPYTQQERYALYDGALSALQRGGLLYPCYCSRARLQAIGAPHAGERSVYDGHCYGMTAAERAAMQKDPSWRVHVPAAAVSFCDGVYGRQEAYLPRACGDFVVRRADGLYAYQLAVSVDDGMMGITHVLRGRDLLSSTAQQIWLIEYLGYPAPQYTHVPMLIDGEGRRLSKRQQGITIESLRDGGADRDSVLSYLAYKGGLVSERARYPLEELARRCDLTALRQEDIVVDDDVMQAICAV; encoded by the coding sequence ATGAGAGGTCGTTTTGCGCCCAGCCCGACGGGGTACATGCATTTGGGAAACGCGTGGACAGCATTTTTGTGCTGGCTTCAGGTCCGGCAAGCCGGCGGCACGCTGGTCCTGCGCATGGAAGACGTCGATGAGCAGCGGTCGAAAAAGGAATTTGCCGACGCCCTGATGCGGGACTTACAGTGGCTGGGGCTGACCTGGGACGAAGGGCCCGATAGAGGCGGATCGTCCGGGCCGTATACACAGCAGGAACGATATGCTCTGTACGACGGCGCGCTGTCGGCGCTGCAGCGCGGCGGCCTGCTGTACCCCTGCTACTGCAGCCGGGCCAGATTGCAGGCTATCGGAGCGCCCCACGCCGGCGAGCGAAGCGTGTACGACGGGCATTGCTACGGCATGACGGCGGCGGAACGAGCTGCGATGCAGAAAGACCCGTCGTGGCGCGTCCACGTGCCCGCTGCCGCCGTGTCGTTCTGCGACGGCGTGTATGGCCGGCAGGAAGCGTATTTGCCGAGGGCCTGCGGCGATTTCGTCGTACGTCGTGCCGACGGCTTGTATGCCTATCAGCTGGCCGTGTCCGTCGACGACGGGATGATGGGCATTACCCACGTCCTGCGGGGCCGCGACCTGCTGTCGTCGACGGCGCAGCAGATTTGGCTCATCGAATACCTCGGCTATCCTGCGCCGCAGTACACTCACGTGCCCATGCTGATCGACGGAGAAGGCCGCCGTTTGTCGAAGCGGCAGCAGGGCATTACGATAGAGAGCCTGCGGGATGGCGGAGCCGACCGCGACAGCGTACTATCCTATTTGGCGTACAAAGGCGGCCTGGTATCCGAACGGGCCCGTTATCCGCTGGAAGAGCTGGCGCGGCGCTGCGATTTGACGGCGCTGCGGCAGGAGGACATCGTCGTAGACGACGATGTGATGCAGGCTATTTGCGCCGTATAA
- a CDS encoding UDP-N-acetylmuramoyl-tripeptide--D-alanyl-D-alanine ligase gives MASFTKTEIQEATGASVAVSGEKTLFSGVETDTRVIGRDALFVALKGERFDGHDFVGKAVQQGAAGVIVSEMRDEYREYGIAVFVADDTLKAYQALARFHRRRFSIPVVAVTGSVGKTSTRNMIASVLSQKYDVLQTEKNFNNEIGLPRTLLQLTERHEACVVEMGMRGLGQIAELAAIAEPTIGVVTNVGKSHIELLGSQENIAKAKSELVLALDEKGTAVLNADDSFVAPMAALCRGSVLTYGTEAGDDIWAEQIAVSEQGVTFTCHCGSDVFAAQIPAISRHHAYNGLAAAAVGCLTGLSAEEIRRGLAAYKGVPMREELISLAPYTFINDAYNANPASMRAAIRSLGALTTGRKIAVLGGMLELGDWAREEHEAIGREIASSGIDVLITMGELAGYIACAAREGGMKQVYTAATHDECAACLKELLQPGDTVLLKGSRGFAMEKILSYFERKSCEC, from the coding sequence ATGGCTTCCTTTACGAAGACAGAAATACAAGAGGCGACGGGAGCGTCTGTCGCCGTCAGCGGCGAAAAGACTTTATTTTCCGGCGTGGAAACGGATACGCGGGTCATCGGCAGGGACGCGTTGTTTGTAGCCCTCAAGGGCGAGCGGTTTGACGGTCATGATTTTGTCGGCAAAGCCGTGCAGCAGGGCGCGGCCGGCGTTATCGTGTCCGAAATGCGGGACGAATACAGAGAGTACGGCATTGCTGTTTTCGTCGCAGACGATACGCTGAAGGCCTATCAGGCTTTGGCCCGCTTCCATCGCCGCCGTTTTTCCATTCCCGTCGTAGCCGTAACGGGCTCCGTCGGCAAGACGTCGACGCGAAATATGATTGCCTCCGTCCTGTCGCAGAAATATGACGTGCTGCAGACGGAAAAAAATTTCAACAACGAAATCGGCCTGCCGCGCACGCTGCTGCAGCTGACGGAACGGCACGAAGCCTGCGTCGTCGAAATGGGCATGCGCGGCTTGGGACAGATTGCCGAGCTGGCGGCCATTGCCGAGCCGACTATCGGCGTCGTGACGAACGTCGGCAAGAGCCATATTGAACTCCTGGGGTCGCAGGAAAACATCGCCAAGGCGAAGAGCGAGCTTGTTTTGGCTCTTGACGAAAAGGGCACGGCCGTATTGAATGCCGACGATTCCTTCGTAGCCCCGATGGCCGCCCTATGCCGCGGCAGCGTGCTGACCTACGGCACCGAGGCGGGCGACGATATCTGGGCCGAGCAGATAGCCGTAAGCGAGCAGGGCGTAACCTTCACCTGCCACTGCGGCAGCGATGTCTTCGCGGCGCAGATTCCGGCAATCAGCCGCCACCACGCCTATAACGGATTGGCTGCGGCTGCCGTCGGCTGCTTGACGGGCCTTTCGGCCGAAGAAATCCGGCGCGGCCTGGCGGCGTATAAAGGCGTGCCCATGCGGGAAGAGCTGATTTCCTTGGCGCCGTATACGTTTATCAACGACGCCTATAACGCCAATCCGGCTTCCATGCGCGCGGCTATCCGTTCTCTGGGCGCCTTGACGACGGGCCGGAAAATTGCCGTATTGGGCGGCATGCTGGAATTAGGCGATTGGGCCCGGGAAGAACATGAAGCCATCGGCCGGGAGATCGCCTCGTCGGGTATTGACGTCCTCATTACCATGGGCGAGCTGGCCGGATATATTGCCTGCGCGGCGAGAGAAGGCGGCATGAAGCAGGTCTACACGGCCGCGACGCATGACGAATGCGCCGCCTGCCTGAAAGAACTGCTGCAGCCGGGTGATACGGTGCTGCTGAAAGGGTCCCGCGGGTTTGCCATGGAAAAAATACTGTCATATTTCGAAAGGAAGTCATGTGAATGTTAA
- a CDS encoding cell division protein FtsL: protein MNEKRQVQALQRENENLRVDIAKLEAPERIYTVATKQLGMVAPTYVLYGGQSSDSQKEAAHTGR, encoded by the coding sequence ATGAATGAAAAAAGACAGGTGCAGGCACTGCAGCGTGAAAATGAGAACTTACGCGTCGATATTGCCAAGCTGGAAGCACCTGAGCGGATATATACGGTCGCTACGAAACAGCTGGGCATGGTTGCGCCGACGTATGTGCTGTACGGCGGCCAGTCGTCCGATTCCCAGAAGGAAGCAGCCCATACAGGCCGATAA
- the mraY gene encoding phospho-N-acetylmuramoyl-pentapeptide-transferase, which produces MLNTLIFGFAVSLVIALVLGKPVIGQLKKFHARQSEREEGPQSHKYKAGTPTMGGILILIALVVSCLVFNPSDLRKGLALFLTFGHGVIGFLDDSIKAVKRRNLGLTAKQKLLGQFVMAAVFCFILKEFLQFPTTLWIPFTSITIDLGFFYYIFVFVMIVGASNAVNLTDGLDGLAAGSCAITSVAYVVIAVALGYVNFAVFSAALTGACLGFLFYNQHPAKMFMGDTGSLALGGALAAMAILTKTELLLILAGGLYVIEALSVIIQVVSFKTRGVRVFKMSPIHHHFELSGWSEVKVVTVFWSFSALMAILAIIVVLSCK; this is translated from the coding sequence ATGTTAAATACGCTGATATTTGGATTCGCCGTCAGCCTGGTCATCGCCTTAGTGCTGGGCAAGCCGGTTATCGGGCAGTTAAAGAAATTCCATGCCCGCCAATCTGAACGGGAAGAAGGCCCGCAGAGCCATAAGTATAAAGCCGGGACGCCGACGATGGGCGGCATCTTGATTCTGATCGCTTTGGTTGTCTCCTGTCTGGTATTCAATCCGTCGGATCTGCGCAAGGGCCTGGCTTTGTTTCTGACGTTCGGACACGGCGTCATCGGATTCCTCGACGACAGCATCAAAGCGGTGAAACGGCGTAATCTGGGGCTGACAGCCAAGCAGAAATTGCTCGGCCAGTTCGTTATGGCAGCCGTATTTTGCTTCATTTTAAAGGAATTCCTTCAATTTCCTACGACTCTTTGGATTCCCTTCACGTCGATTACGATCGATTTGGGATTCTTCTATTATATCTTTGTGTTTGTCATGATCGTCGGAGCCAGCAATGCCGTCAACCTGACGGACGGCTTGGACGGCCTGGCGGCCGGTTCCTGCGCGATTACGTCTGTGGCCTACGTCGTCATTGCCGTAGCGCTGGGATACGTCAATTTCGCCGTGTTCAGCGCGGCCTTGACCGGCGCCTGCCTGGGCTTTCTGTTTTATAACCAGCACCCGGCCAAGATGTTTATGGGCGATACAGGTTCGCTGGCTTTGGGCGGGGCGCTGGCGGCGATGGCTATCTTGACGAAGACGGAGCTGCTTCTCATTCTGGCAGGCGGATTATACGTCATTGAAGCCTTATCGGTTATCATTCAGGTTGTTTCCTTTAAGACGCGGGGCGTGCGCGTATTCAAAATGAGCCCTATTCATCATCATTTTGAACTGTCTGGCTGGAGCGAAGTAAAGGTAGTTACCGTTTTTTGGAGTTTTTCCGCCCTCATGGCGATATTGGCGATTATCGTCGTCTTATCGTGCAAATAG